The genomic window GGGATAGTTGAATTGCATCACACCCCTCAATTTAGGTTGGTGCTTTATGCTCTAGTGTGAGTAAATTTACTTCATTCGAGAattgttaataaaaataattattcctttagttattttttaattaaaataaatatatgataaattttattattgtgtttaatagttattttttattctcACTTCATTGTTACAGTTAAATTTGAATCTAAATATACATCTCACCATTATTTTTAATCTTATCACTACAGTATCTATTTTTATTGCTACAGTAATTAACCTTACCATCGCCGTTGTTTTTAAACTCACCAAAAGTAAACACAAGACCAAAAATAAACACAAGATGCATTCAAACTAAGTCTTAATCTCACAGAAAAATCAATCAATCTGAATTCAAGATAGTAGGAGGAGAAGTTAACCCCAATAAAATGGTGCTAGCCATTACATCCAAACTAACAACAATCTAATGCATTGAAAGCTCATCAGTAGGAGGCTGACATACCCTCGGGAAAACCAGAAAGACCATGGGAAGGAGCTTTATTTTGCAGTATAAGGAAAAAGAGAATGGGAAACTAAAAGGAGGAGGAAGGAGAAGAGCGGAAAGAAACAGACGAGTGCTCCATCGCGCTAATGGGAGAGAGAGGGTTTTTCAAGAAAGCTCTCAAAAACTAATTCCCCAATCAGAAAACTACTCAAATCACtgtatttaaatttatgaattaagaTTGTAGCTTATGTGTTTTTTTCACATATACATCATATTTTGTTTGTATGAAAATCttaatgtttaaatttattaaagtaTTTATTGTCTTAATTAAACGTTGTAATGTTTTCGTATTGCTCAGATTTAttagattttttgaaaattatacatattatatatagtAGTAATGAAAACTTTATCTCCACTACCCATAGGagtttgggtttttttattttattttattgaaatatttacactatgtttggttaggtgtattggcatagccaatacacccctaatcagTGGGCCCCACCTAATACATCTTTAGTCCATCGTTTGGTTGAATGTGCTTCTAATACCCGTGTAATACAATACAGATctaatcggtgaaaaccaccgatttGTAATACAGCCCTTTTGCTCAGATTAGGTGCTGCATTCAAAtccctccctgttttaccctcccaatTGGCTTCCCCATTCCGTCGCCTCTTCCTTCGTTCTACCTTCGTTCTACCTTTGCCTCCCGATTGGCTTCCCCATTCCTTCGCCTCTTCCTCTGTCTCTCaacctcttcttttctttttctttacaaccaGTCACTCTTTCGTTTTGCCTTCTCAACCAGtcgacctttttcttttctttttctctgtgtCACTCCTTCGATTGCTCTCAATTGGTGGGTTTCCAGGCTACTGCTACTAAAAGGTAAAGGTTTCTAACTCTCTTTTGCTCTCAATTATCCTGTAATTGTTCTAACTCTCTTCTTCTCTCTGTACTGAGTTTTAATGGCTGTCTTGTTAGTGTCTTCTTCATTGCACTTTCAGGGCCTGATCATATAAACTTCATCGAAACACGGAATCTTttgtttcttcttctcttttgctGGAGTTTTTGCTTTAATTTTCGGTAAAAATTTCTTACTAATCTTTGATTTTGGTTGTTTTCTCATTGGTTGATCTTTACGGCCCTCATGGAATCAAAGACCTGAAAGTTTAAAGGGAATTTTCCTTACTTTCttgataaaattcaatttaaaacattccAATAATTTTTTCCACCTTGTGATTGGTAATTTTCCACTTCTtaattctttttgaataattgaGTTATCTACTTCGTTattagatgattattgttatgatTATTTGAAGAACAACAACTTGTGTACATGGAGTTTATTTGTTCTAATTGCGTGACAGGTTTTCGATGCTTAGTTGCATGTTAAACAGAAATCCAGAATGATCCTATCAATGCAAGAAAAGTCACAGTTTATTCCAATTTAcaatcattttttctttttctatgtgtGTTTTTATCTTGTTAGGATTAGACTTGCTCATATTCATTTTCGTTCAGTATGTTGTTTTTGCTATTAGATTTTCATTTTTCTGGATTgttcttttaaaaaatgaatgattttgcctagtaatctaatttaatttgtgtttttatgttaTGGGGGGCTAAAATGATTAGTATTCTTCTCCAGCAAAGAGAATGAAGCCAGAGGTTTCTTCGTTGAATCCCTGTGCAGCATCATACATACCACTTGCCAAAAGGGAGGTTTCCATAGCTAAAGATATTAAGGCTGGAAATGAGTCTGCTTGGTTTGATCCTTCCTCACGTAGCAATGCTTCACTTGAATCTGCAATCCCTGGCATTGGAAACCACCTGGTTGCACTGAAAAGCGACCCTGGTCATGGTTCTTTGATGCAAAATCAGGGTGAAATGAGCGGCGAGCAGATTATGGATGAGGAATTCGACATGGATTTGGAGTATCTTCGCATGATGTTCCCCGGTTTGTCCAATGACTCTGTTCTGGATGTCTACATGGCTAATAATGGAGACTTAGAAGCCACTATTGACATGCTGAACCAACTTGAGGTAAATTTTGcctatctttattttataatttatataacttGATTGTCTGAGTGGTCTTGCTGGATTCGTTTTCTATATTATTTTCATCTCGAGTGTTTCCTATATTATTAGCTCCTCTTACTGTTCCATCCTGCAGATTTCCAAGTGTCCCTCTATGAAAGTGCTAGTAGTGAAGTaattgaatttatgaataattttctGATGTTGTGGGTAACATATTTCACTTGTTTTTAACTGTATGACATCAAAGAGTTAAGGATGTTAGTCTGCATTCAGGCCTATTTCAGCATAACCATGGTTTTTCTTCATTTGTTTTAATCCTCCCTGTGCAAATGATAGAGATTTTTCCACCTGTTTTTGTCTCCCACCTTTTGAACTTTCATATGATTTTATACATTGATTTATGTCAATGATTTCCCCACATATTTTGTTCTTATGGATCGTATACCTTCAGAtgcttttattgtttttattcacCTCACTTTCAGTTGAATATATTATAACTGAGGGTTGTGTAGTGCTATCTTGTTCATATAAATTTGTTTGGAAATTTACCTATTCTATAATGCCATTAATAATGTATGCTAATTTGAATATTGGGGATAGGATGTTTTCCTCATGCTGCTTGCTTCTTGTTTACTCATTGTACGGCAAGTTCTTTCTTTGGTTTCATTGGAAGTGATTTCTGGAGTATTTGTGATTTTGATTCTTGAATTAGTTTATGGTTGGGATTAAAAAATGCACCTTTTTGCCCTTATTTCGGTATTCATGTACATTGGATAGTTCTCTTTGTTAGATGTACACTGTTGAGTCCTCTGACACTCTTCCCGACACATTGGATATCGGTGATATCTCTGAATCTATCTCTTCAGCAAACTGTGGTACTCTTAAACTGAAGAATGTGGCAGGTGAAACCGGCGCGTCTTCATCAGGCTCTACAGAATCAGCTGTTAGCTCCTGACTGACATAATCAAAGGGGTTTCAGTGTTTCTAGTTTTAGTTGTATCTCTCAGTGGATAAGAAGTGTACACAAGTAGGGTTCTTCTTCAAGGTTGAGAAATGTAGTACTTTGCTTTTAACACTTGAAGGGTTTAACATTGGATGTATAGTTGTATGCTGTAACATTTGTTTGGTGAAAGTGGCAGTTTACATGCAAATCAAATCATAGTTTTCATCGGAAATGAAAAATGATTCACATTTGTTGATGTTGGCGTATTATTATGATTTAGGTCTTAACCATCTTTTGATAGATTTAGCTGTTGGGGTCACATCTTGGTCGCTCAACTTTTTCTACATTCGTTTGGCGATGGAAGagtatttgttttgtttatgCCTTTGCTGGGGGTTCATTTTctctatataatataataacttatattagaagtaaaattgtatttt from Gossypium hirsutum isolate 1008001.06 chromosome D12, Gossypium_hirsutum_v2.1, whole genome shotgun sequence includes these protein-coding regions:
- the LOC107946611 gene encoding polyadenylate-binding protein-interacting protein 5 translates to MKPEVSSLNPCAASYIPLAKREVSIAKDIKAGNESAWFDPSSRSNASLESAIPGIGNHLVALKSDPGHGSLMQNQGEMSGEQIMDEEFDMDLEYLRMMFPGLSNDSVLDVYMANNGDLEATIDMLNQLEMYTVESSDTLPDTLDIGDISESISSANCGTLKLKNVAGETGASSSGSTESAVSS